Proteins encoded within one genomic window of Zavarzinella sp.:
- a CDS encoding aromatic ring-hydroxylating dioxygenase subunit alpha, which translates to MPVATTDFDQNLPLERASALPAPWYTSPEIYQQEISRIFHDSWLMVGTQHQFANVGSYQSLEIAGEPIALIQQDTGEITAQSNVCRHRAAVLLPSSHGECSRIRCPYHGWTYDLQGNLRGTPEFEGVQDFSKESCRLPQFQLTTTPPWLWLHLGTPQVSADEVLAPFLQWWNELPIQHLQHHRQVEYIIECNWKIFIDNYLDGGYHVHAVHPALADVLDYSQYRTDLHPWCNVQSSPLKPGDAANPASTTRAGGTAYYWWLWPNVMVNYYPGILDTNTVYPLGVDRCRVVFDYYFSPEHSDDFREQSIGVAHQIQLEDLEICESVQRGLQSRHYHAGRYSAKREAGAHHFHRLMAQALQ; encoded by the coding sequence ATGCCTGTAGCGACAACGGATTTCGACCAGAATTTGCCTTTAGAGCGTGCGTCTGCACTGCCCGCACCGTGGTATACGTCGCCAGAAATCTATCAGCAGGAAATTTCACGAATTTTTCATGATTCCTGGCTGATGGTGGGCACACAGCACCAATTCGCAAATGTGGGCAGTTACCAAAGCCTGGAAATTGCTGGGGAACCGATTGCACTGATTCAGCAGGATACAGGCGAGATTACCGCACAGAGTAATGTTTGTCGCCACCGCGCTGCCGTGCTGCTTCCCAGTTCGCATGGAGAATGCAGTCGTATCCGATGTCCTTATCACGGCTGGACTTACGACTTACAAGGCAATCTCCGTGGCACGCCGGAATTCGAAGGAGTGCAGGATTTTTCCAAAGAAAGCTGTCGCCTGCCACAATTTCAGTTAACAACCACCCCGCCTTGGTTGTGGCTGCACCTGGGAACACCGCAAGTATCTGCAGACGAAGTACTTGCGCCGTTTTTGCAGTGGTGGAATGAACTACCGATCCAGCATCTTCAACACCACCGCCAGGTGGAGTATATCATTGAGTGTAACTGGAAGATTTTCATCGATAATTACCTGGATGGTGGCTACCACGTCCATGCGGTGCACCCCGCACTTGCCGATGTGCTGGATTACAGCCAGTATCGCACCGATCTCCATCCATGGTGCAACGTGCAGTCCAGCCCACTGAAACCTGGCGATGCGGCAAACCCTGCCAGCACCACACGTGCAGGTGGAACGGCCTATTACTGGTGGCTGTGGCCCAACGTAATGGTGAATTATTACCCAGGGATACTCGATACCAATACCGTTTACCCACTGGGGGTGGATCGCTGTCGGGTGGTGTTCGATTATTATTTTTCGCCAGAACATTCTGACGATTTTCGGGAACAAAGTATCGGGGTTGCGCACCAAATACAGTTAGAAGACCTGGAAATCTGCGAATCGGTGCAGCGTGGCCTGCAAAGCAGGCACTACCACGCGGGGCGATACTCGGCAAAACGGGAAGCAGGTGCCCACCACTTCCACAGATTGATGGCACAGGCCTTACAATAA
- a CDS encoding sulfatase-like hydrolase/transferase: protein MGKELTRPNIIIILSDDAGYNEFSAHGSKLFPTPRIDSIAKNGVMCTQGYVSGTVCSPTRAGLLTGRYQNRFGHEFNIPPVYSETNGLSLEETTIADVLKQAEYRTIALGKWHLGYAPKFHPMERGFTDYFGFLQGARSYFPQQKSSVLNRLLRDREPIPEKFEYMTDELAKQAANYITKHKSQPFFMYLAFNATHSPNHTLPADEKLFDDGNGKIKLRAMTAALDRAVGVVLDRLQELKLTDNTLVIFLNDNGGAAGHDNAPLRGQKGSTWEGGIRVPFLLQWPAQLPAGVRYEKPVISLDLFPTVMGAAGIQKSTGKPLDGVNLLPYLTKKQSGEPHQTLFWKNGTAYAVRDGNWKLVLGNKQATQPELFDLKEDPEEKTDVTKMNPEIAKSLQEKYRTWKKDFPKPTWGGAKDKD, encoded by the coding sequence GTGGGAAAAGAACTTACCCGTCCGAATATTATCATCATTCTTTCTGATGATGCTGGGTACAACGAGTTTTCTGCGCATGGATCGAAACTGTTTCCGACGCCACGGATTGATTCAATCGCGAAAAATGGCGTGATGTGCACCCAGGGTTATGTTTCGGGAACAGTTTGCAGCCCCACGCGTGCGGGATTACTTACTGGCCGTTACCAAAACCGCTTTGGGCATGAATTTAACATCCCACCTGTATACAGTGAAACGAACGGACTTTCGTTAGAGGAAACCACCATTGCGGATGTGCTCAAACAAGCAGAGTATCGCACCATTGCACTTGGGAAATGGCACCTGGGGTATGCACCGAAATTCCATCCGATGGAGAGGGGCTTCACCGATTATTTTGGCTTTTTACAAGGTGCGCGCAGTTATTTCCCACAGCAAAAATCATCGGTGTTGAACCGCCTGCTGCGTGATCGAGAGCCGATTCCGGAAAAATTTGAGTACATGACGGATGAGCTAGCCAAACAGGCTGCGAACTACATCACCAAGCATAAAAGTCAGCCATTTTTCATGTACCTGGCGTTTAATGCCACCCATAGTCCGAACCATACCCTGCCCGCAGACGAAAAGTTATTTGACGATGGAAACGGCAAAATAAAGTTACGTGCGATGACGGCAGCACTGGACCGTGCCGTGGGAGTGGTGCTGGATCGCTTGCAGGAACTGAAATTAACTGATAACACTCTTGTTATATTTTTGAATGATAATGGAGGTGCAGCAGGACACGACAATGCACCATTGCGGGGCCAGAAAGGCTCCACGTGGGAAGGAGGGATTCGAGTTCCTTTTCTGTTGCAGTGGCCAGCTCAATTACCAGCTGGCGTGAGATATGAGAAACCTGTCATTTCTTTGGATTTATTCCCCACAGTAATGGGTGCTGCGGGCATACAAAAATCGACCGGAAAGCCGCTGGATGGTGTGAACCTGTTGCCTTATCTGACCAAAAAGCAATCGGGCGAGCCCCACCAGACTCTTTTCTGGAAAAATGGCACTGCCTACGCCGTACGGGATGGGAACTGGAAACTAGTATTGGGGAATAAACAAGCCACCCAGCCCGAGTTGTTTGATCTGAAAGAGGATCCTGAAGAAAAAACAGATGTAACAAAAATGAACCCGGAAATTGCGAAGTCGCTACAGGAAAAATACCGCACCTGGAAGAAAGACTTTCCCAAGCCCACGTGGGGTGGTGCGAAAGACAAGGACTAA
- a CDS encoding DUF1501 domain-containing protein: protein MLHPQFTRRQSIQAGAVGLLGLSLEHLLALRSEAAAKREKSVIFVFLSGGLAQHDSFDMKPDAPDTIRGEFRPIATATPGTQICEHLPKLASLSNHWSLVRSLTHSSNEHSAGHHIVLTGRSKLPPGFNPNKPLESDWPSMASIITGICKPKNNLPPAVVLPERLIHRTGRVIPGQTAGIMGKQHDPWFLNASAFDSAAYGAFPTYEFSHQDKKYAAKRQQFELPNLSLPEQVPGARFQDRLSLLKGLDAQRASLDSEASGGRLDPHRDRALSMILDPDVRRAFDITLQPQAVREKYGDHSFGWSLLMAARLVEAGVRLVQVNLGNNETWDTHGNAFPHLKDKLFPPTDQALAALLTDLQERGLLQDTLVVVAGEFGRTPKVFGLPQHYKLPGRDHWGAAQSILLAGGGIHAGRVVGSTDKSGAYPKTSPQTPENLAATIYHVLGIPSTDMWLDPLDRPHHIYHGEPIQELLS, encoded by the coding sequence ATGCTACATCCTCAGTTCACGAGACGTCAAAGTATCCAGGCCGGTGCTGTGGGGTTGCTGGGCCTGTCTCTGGAACATTTGTTGGCACTTCGCAGCGAAGCAGCAGCCAAACGGGAAAAATCGGTCATATTTGTCTTCCTTTCCGGTGGACTGGCTCAGCATGATAGCTTCGACATGAAACCAGATGCCCCCGATACAATCCGTGGGGAGTTTCGCCCGATTGCCACCGCCACACCGGGCACTCAAATCTGTGAACATTTGCCGAAATTGGCCTCACTCAGCAATCACTGGTCGTTGGTGCGTTCGCTGACACATTCGAGCAATGAGCATTCCGCCGGACACCACATCGTTCTTACCGGACGCAGTAAATTACCCCCGGGTTTTAATCCCAACAAGCCACTCGAAAGCGATTGGCCATCGATGGCATCGATCATCACGGGAATCTGCAAGCCCAAAAACAACCTCCCACCTGCCGTGGTGCTGCCAGAACGTCTGATCCACCGCACCGGGCGGGTGATTCCTGGCCAGACTGCGGGGATTATGGGAAAGCAGCACGATCCGTGGTTTCTGAATGCATCAGCGTTCGATTCTGCAGCGTATGGTGCATTTCCCACCTATGAGTTCAGCCACCAGGATAAAAAATATGCAGCGAAACGCCAACAATTCGAATTGCCAAACCTGTCGCTGCCTGAACAGGTGCCCGGGGCTCGATTTCAGGATCGATTAAGCCTGTTGAAAGGACTCGATGCACAGCGGGCTTCATTGGATTCCGAAGCCAGCGGGGGCAGGCTCGATCCCCACCGCGACCGTGCGTTAAGCATGATTCTGGATCCTGATGTGCGGCGGGCGTTTGATATCACCCTGCAGCCACAGGCGGTGCGAGAAAAATATGGCGATCATTCCTTTGGCTGGTCGTTATTGATGGCGGCACGGCTTGTCGAAGCGGGGGTGCGTCTGGTGCAGGTGAACCTGGGCAATAATGAAACCTGGGACACCCACGGTAATGCGTTCCCGCATTTGAAGGACAAATTATTCCCACCCACGGATCAGGCACTTGCCGCACTGCTGACTGATTTACAGGAGCGTGGACTATTGCAGGACACATTGGTGGTGGTTGCAGGGGAATTTGGCCGCACACCGAAAGTGTTTGGCCTGCCACAACATTATAAATTGCCCGGCCGCGACCACTGGGGTGCGGCACAGTCAATCCTGCTGGCAGGTGGGGGCATTCATGCAGGTCGTGTGGTGGGTTCCACCGATAAATCGGGTGCCTATCCTAAGACCAGCCCACAAACTCCGGAAAATCTGGCGGCAACTATATACCATGTGTTGGGTATTCCCAGCACGGATATGTGGCTGGATCCGTTGGATCGCCCGCACCACATTTATCATGGCGAACCCATTCAGGAATTATTGTCGTAA
- a CDS encoding sigma-70 family RNA polymerase sigma factor: MDAHERFLRHYASNEPAIRGYVRRLLPNREDVHDVMQDVALVLWKKFEELPNESDFRPWAFGVAKLQTLAWLRDKARDRLKLSEETLLLLADESTPVQPLLEQHQEELEHCLEKLPAEEKLLLLAAYQPQAKINIVAQQSNRTVGAFYKWLHRTRMKLLACIQQRVEWSEAK, translated from the coding sequence ATGGACGCACATGAGCGTTTTCTGCGACATTATGCTAGCAACGAACCCGCAATCCGTGGTTATGTCCGGCGCTTACTTCCGAATCGGGAAGATGTACACGATGTGATGCAGGATGTTGCATTAGTACTTTGGAAGAAATTTGAAGAATTGCCCAATGAGTCTGATTTCCGCCCATGGGCATTCGGTGTTGCGAAACTTCAAACCCTCGCCTGGCTACGGGACAAAGCACGCGATCGGTTAAAACTATCCGAAGAAACCTTGCTGCTTCTGGCTGATGAATCAACCCCAGTACAGCCACTCCTGGAACAGCACCAGGAAGAGTTGGAACATTGTCTTGAAAAGTTACCTGCAGAGGAAAAACTGTTATTGCTAGCTGCTTACCAGCCACAAGCAAAAATTAATATTGTGGCACAGCAAAGCAACCGCACGGTGGGAGCGTTTTATAAATGGCTGCACCGCACCCGCATGAAATTGCTGGCGTGCATCCAGCAGCGTGTTGAATGGAGTGAAGCCAAATGA
- the fhcD gene encoding formylmethanofuran--tetrahydromethanopterin N-formyltransferase yields the protein MKINHVEIVDTFAEAFPMVGCRLIVTAVDTHWVNVAAQVVTGYATSVIGCDSEAGIESLLPATETPDGRPGVALLFFAFSREKLEQAVVNRVGQCILTCPTTACYDGLPKGEKQIRVGGNLRYFGDGFQQSKFFDDRRYWRIPTMDGEFVVEDFFTTQRGVAGGNFLILGESQSAALSAAQSAVTAIQQIEGVITPFPGGIVRSGSKVGSKYPRLKASVNEEYCPILRTPGKTALPPNVHAVYEIVLDAIDQQCMEQAMQAGIHAACQPGIVQISAGNYGGNLGPIHLKLWDILSRTDI from the coding sequence ATGAAAATCAATCACGTAGAGATTGTGGATACTTTTGCCGAAGCGTTCCCCATGGTGGGGTGTCGGCTGATTGTAACAGCAGTGGATACTCATTGGGTGAATGTCGCTGCCCAGGTGGTCACGGGCTATGCAACCAGTGTCATCGGGTGCGACAGTGAAGCTGGGATCGAATCCCTGTTGCCCGCCACCGAGACCCCCGATGGCCGACCGGGGGTGGCACTATTATTCTTTGCCTTCAGCAGGGAAAAACTGGAACAGGCAGTTGTTAATCGGGTGGGACAGTGTATTCTCACCTGCCCCACCACTGCCTGTTATGATGGCCTGCCCAAAGGCGAAAAGCAGATACGTGTCGGTGGTAACCTGCGGTATTTTGGTGATGGTTTTCAGCAGAGTAAGTTTTTTGATGATCGGCGGTACTGGCGAATCCCCACGATGGATGGGGAATTTGTAGTGGAAGACTTCTTCACCACCCAACGTGGCGTGGCAGGTGGCAATTTTCTGATTCTTGGTGAATCTCAGTCGGCTGCCCTCTCAGCCGCCCAGTCTGCCGTGACAGCGATCCAGCAGATCGAGGGTGTCATCACGCCATTCCCAGGAGGCATCGTTCGCAGTGGCAGTAAAGTGGGCAGCAAATATCCCCGTCTCAAGGCAAGTGTGAACGAAGAATATTGCCCGATATTAAGGACGCCCGGAAAAACTGCTCTCCCACCGAATGTGCATGCGGTGTATGAAATTGTGTTGGATGCCATCGATCAGCAATGTATGGAACAGGCAATGCAAGCGGGGATTCATGCCGCCTGTCAACCAGGTATTGTGCAAATCTCCGCCGGAAATTATGGGGGTAACTTAGGCCCCATCCACCTGAAATTGTGGGACATACTTTCAAGAACTGATATTTGA